In Cryptomeria japonica chromosome 10, Sugi_1.0, whole genome shotgun sequence, a genomic segment contains:
- the LOC131046287 gene encoding AP2/ERF and B3 domain-containing transcription repressor TEM1-like: MDMDIDMCFMFSEGFSNEQHEGAISKYLSVLDSTGSNEVEADSDDATSQYRNIEGKEGSSQFEGVVSLKNDHWGAQIWLGNFKTREEALMAYHTAHVKFTGQDDQINFPFTETEKLFLDFFTPDEVLCLMEDHNYDRELYKHMDYNTHRRHHEDMIPGGPMIMNSHERIIVDHNTDQKPSNHLHGSAQLGKRKAMEDESENKSDDIVKLFGIAIGTKPKAKKGMGIQIDPERKRIARWRSRN, from the exons ATGGATATGGATATTGATATG TGTTTTATGTTTTCGGAGGGTTTTTCAAATGAGCAACATGAAGGGGCGATTTCAAAATATCTGAGTGTCCTCGATTCAACTGGGTCTAATGAAGTAGAGGCTGATAGTGATGACGCAACATCTCAGTATAGAAATATTGAAGGAAAAGAGGGTTCTTCACAGTTTGAGGGTGTTGTTTCTCTAAAGAATGACCACTGGGGAGCACAAATATGGTTGGGGAATTTCAAGACTAGAGAAGAAGCTCTCATGGCTTATCATACAGCTCATGTGAAGTTCACAGGACAAGATGATCAAATAAATTTCCCCTTTACAGAAACTGAGAAACTGTTTCTAGATTTTTTCACTCCCGATGAAGTTCTCTGTTTAATGGAGGATCACAATTATGATAGAGAATTATATAAACATATGGACTACAACACTCATCGCAGACATCATGAGGATATGATTCCAGGAGGCCCCATGATCATGAATTCTCATGAAAGGATCATAGTAGATCACAATACAGATCAGAAACCCAGCAATCATTTACATGGATCTGCGCAGCTTGGAAAAagaaaagctatggaagatgaaagtGAAAATAAGTCAGATGATATTGTAAAGCTATTTGGGATTGCAATTGGTACtaaaccaaaagcaaaaaagggAATGGGGATTCAGATTGATCCGGAAAGGAAAAGAATAGCAAGATGGAGAAGTCGAAATTGA